A single Blastococcus colisei DNA region contains:
- a CDS encoding serine hydrolase domain-containing protein has product MPSPTDTVRSAAGYLRSWMEAQSMHRRLPGVQVAVRSADELVLSAAVGVADAVAGTPLTTEHLFRIASHSKTFTATAVLQLVEAGRMRLDDPIGRYVPELEAGGSPIARATVRELLGHQSGVVRDGAHADFWQLGQPFHDRDGVIAEVLRAGVVHRRNEHFKYSNIGYALVGLAIEAVTGTSYVEHLRTAVLEPLGLTRTGAEYDPARADEYAAGHTGLLLGEDGRTTIEHVDTRAMAAATGFYSTAEELTVYGSAHFLGDERLLTDDSKRLMQRLESVVTAYGTEVGRYGVGMALVTVGERQLVGHSGGYPGHSTQTLIDPVGKLVVSVLTNAIDGPAEDLAVGLVKLIDVALQPRAEVPPPPAGAPPLASFTGRFASLWGVLDIAELGGRLVLVRPTLPDPLPAVEELEVVDTGTLRVAAQPGFGPAGELIPLERDADGRVASLRVGGVTSRPVEEFLRRRPAMTRQNGLGSS; this is encoded by the coding sequence GTGCCCTCCCCCACCGACACCGTCCGATCCGCTGCCGGCTACCTGCGGTCGTGGATGGAGGCCCAGTCGATGCATCGCCGCCTGCCCGGTGTGCAGGTGGCCGTCCGATCCGCGGACGAGCTCGTGCTGTCCGCGGCGGTCGGCGTGGCGGACGCGGTCGCGGGCACGCCGCTGACCACCGAGCACCTGTTCCGCATCGCCTCGCACTCCAAGACGTTCACCGCGACCGCCGTCCTGCAGCTGGTCGAAGCCGGCCGGATGCGGCTGGACGACCCGATCGGCCGGTACGTGCCCGAGCTCGAGGCGGGTGGTTCGCCGATCGCGCGGGCGACGGTCCGCGAGCTGCTCGGGCACCAGTCCGGTGTCGTCCGCGACGGCGCACACGCGGACTTCTGGCAGCTGGGGCAGCCGTTCCACGACCGGGACGGCGTGATCGCCGAGGTCCTGCGCGCCGGCGTCGTCCACCGGCGCAACGAGCACTTCAAGTACTCCAACATCGGCTACGCCCTGGTCGGCCTGGCGATCGAGGCGGTCACCGGCACGTCCTACGTCGAGCACCTGCGCACCGCCGTCCTGGAACCGCTGGGCCTCACCCGGACGGGCGCGGAGTACGACCCGGCCCGGGCCGACGAGTACGCGGCCGGGCACACCGGGCTGCTCCTCGGCGAGGACGGCCGGACGACGATCGAGCACGTCGACACCCGCGCGATGGCTGCGGCCACCGGCTTCTACTCGACCGCCGAGGAGCTCACCGTCTACGGGTCGGCGCACTTCCTGGGCGACGAACGGCTGCTCACCGACGACTCGAAGCGGCTGATGCAGCGCCTGGAGTCCGTGGTGACGGCGTACGGCACGGAGGTCGGCCGGTACGGGGTCGGCATGGCGCTCGTGACCGTGGGCGAGCGGCAGCTCGTCGGGCACAGCGGTGGCTATCCCGGGCACAGCACGCAGACCCTGATCGACCCGGTCGGGAAGCTCGTCGTCAGCGTGCTGACCAACGCGATCGACGGGCCGGCCGAGGACCTCGCCGTCGGCCTGGTCAAGTTGATCGACGTCGCCCTCCAGCCGCGAGCCGAGGTGCCCCCGCCGCCTGCCGGGGCGCCGCCCCTGGCCTCGTTCACGGGACGGTTCGCCAGCCTGTGGGGCGTTCTCGACATCGCCGAGCTGGGCGGGCGGCTCGTGCTGGTCCGGCCGACCCTGCCCGATCCGCTGCCCGCCGTCGAGGAGCTCGAGGTCGTGGACACCGGGACGCTGCGGGTGGCCGCTCAGCCCGGCTTCGGCCCGGCGGGTGAGCTGATCCCGCTCGAGCGGGACGCCGACGGGCGGGTCGCGTCGCTGCGGGTCGGCGGGGTGACGAGCCGGCCGGTCGAGGAGTTCCTCCGCCGTCGTCCGGCCATGACGCGGCAGAACGGTCTCGGATCGTCGTAG
- a CDS encoding DUF1801 domain-containing protein, whose product MPDETDDWAALLAQCSPEVAALVTGADEVVRRTDPDVVRVVWPHQKTVGYGVGPKKMSEHYAYLAVHPRHVNLGCNYGAHLDDGGLLEGDGQSMRKTTVRSTDDLADPRLVPLLRAARHERLTALGRG is encoded by the coding sequence ATGCCCGACGAGACCGACGACTGGGCCGCCCTGCTCGCGCAGTGCTCCCCGGAGGTGGCCGCACTCGTGACGGGCGCGGACGAGGTGGTCCGGCGCACCGATCCCGACGTCGTGCGCGTCGTGTGGCCGCACCAGAAGACGGTCGGCTACGGCGTCGGGCCGAAGAAGATGTCGGAGCACTACGCCTATCTGGCCGTCCATCCCCGGCACGTCAACCTGGGCTGCAACTACGGCGCCCACCTCGACGACGGCGGGCTGCTGGAGGGCGACGGCCAGAGCATGCGGAAGACGACCGTGCGTTCGACCGACGACCTCGCCGATCCGCGTCTGGTCCCGCTGCTCCGGGCCGCCCGTCACGAACGGTTGACGGCGCTGGGACGCGGCTGA